A part of Candidatus Nezhaarchaeota archaeon genomic DNA contains:
- the hypB gene encoding hydrogenase nickel incorporation protein HypB: MEQGPIRQTLGETIDIEVEHDLLELNKKIALENRRLLDQYGVKAIDFMGSLGAGKTSLIEALIGRLKNKYKIAVIVGDVATSIDAERISRHGVRAIQINTGRECHLDAQLVRRAIQALDLKTIDLLFVENVGNLICPADFPLGSHIRVVVVSVSEGKDMVAKHPLSFKDVDVVVINKVDVAKIFDVDPTSLIVDVEKINPKAKVLLTSTKTGLGLDDLIRTLGL; the protein is encoded by the coding sequence ATGGAGCAAGGCCCTATAAGGCAAACTCTTGGAGAGACTATAGACATCGAAGTAGAGCATGACCTACTTGAGCTCAATAAGAAAATAGCTCTCGAAAATAGAAGGCTTCTCGACCAATATGGTGTTAAAGCTATAGATTTCATGGGATCTTTAGGGGCGGGTAAAACATCACTAATTGAGGCACTGATAGGTAGATTAAAGAATAAATACAAGATAGCTGTGATAGTGGGAGACGTCGCCACATCAATTGATGCTGAGAGAATCTCGAGACATGGCGTAAGAGCCATACAAATCAATACTGGAAGAGAGTGTCATTTAGATGCGCAGCTCGTAAGAAGGGCTATTCAAGCTCTAGACCTCAAAACTATAGACTTGCTATTTGTAGAGAATGTGGGTAATTTAATATGTCCAGCAGACTTCCCCTTAGGCTCTCATATAAGGGTTGTCGTAGTAAGTGTTAGTGAGGGTAAGGACATGGTGGCTAAGCATCCGCTATCGTTTAAAGACGTGGATGTTGTGGTCATTAACAAAGTCGACGTAGCTAAAATATTCGATGTAGATCCAACATCTCTAATAGTCGACGTAGAAAAAATCAATCCTAAAGCCAAAGTGTTGTTGACAAGTACAAAGACGGGCTTAGGACTAGACGACCTCATAAGGACATTAGGTCTATAG
- a CDS encoding V-type ATPase subunit translates to MNTSSYAYSTARIRAKRAFILRLEDYEVLLRAPTIQQVVAHLRSVSDIAREIPPTTDPQEIERYLLSHFIETLHSIAKMVGGDARTFLETAFSKFEYETLKAILKAKFLGLPENEIPAMAPPVGEYSGSLYASLVSARGTEQAIDMIPNPELRILVKEAVRQAENIKSPIPIDVIIDKWLYTRLWKLRRRLQGYDYKWTTHLTGIEIDITNIMVAIRCKELSLQPTALDKLWIPITYRLTVDIKSLISQPFAAMLQTLSSTYYGRAISPLAKSAKEVEKTLKTLWLRENEAVFLHYPFTVGVIYAYANIKYLELKDIRAILLSKIGGMPVERVIPMIIRFSEKLSI, encoded by the coding sequence TTGAACACTTCAAGCTATGCATACAGTACTGCAAGGATTAGAGCGAAGAGGGCCTTCATTCTAAGGCTTGAAGATTATGAAGTATTACTTAGAGCACCAACTATCCAGCAGGTCGTGGCTCACCTTCGATCAGTAAGCGATATTGCAAGAGAAATTCCCCCAACAACAGATCCTCAAGAGATTGAAAGGTACTTACTGAGTCACTTCATCGAGACTTTGCACTCCATAGCCAAAATGGTAGGCGGCGATGCAAGAACCTTTCTTGAAACAGCCTTCAGCAAGTTTGAATACGAGACTTTAAAGGCCATATTAAAAGCAAAATTCTTGGGATTACCTGAGAACGAAATCCCAGCTATGGCCCCTCCAGTTGGTGAGTATAGCGGCTCACTTTATGCATCTTTGGTGTCAGCACGAGGTACTGAGCAAGCTATAGACATGATACCTAATCCTGAGTTAAGAATACTCGTAAAGGAAGCTGTGAGACAAGCTGAGAACATAAAATCGCCAATACCAATAGATGTGATAATTGATAAATGGCTTTACACACGCCTTTGGAAATTAAGAAGAAGGCTGCAAGGATATGATTATAAGTGGACCACGCACTTAACAGGTATTGAAATTGACATCACTAATATCATGGTTGCTATAAGATGCAAAGAGTTATCACTTCAACCTACTGCTCTAGATAAGCTTTGGATTCCAATAACTTACAGGCTAACTGTCGACATAAAAAGCCTCATATCTCAACCATTTGCTGCAATGCTTCAAACGCTATCCTCAACATACTATGGAAGAGCTATATCACCCCTAGCCAAGAGCGCTAAGGAGGTTGAAAAAACTCTAAAGACCCTTTGGTTAAGGGAGAACGAAGCTGTATTTCTGCATTACCCGTTCACGGTAGGCGTAATTTATGCTTATGCGAACATAAAATACCTTGAACTCAAGGATATTAGGGCAATACTCTTATCTAAAATAGGCGGGATGCCAGTAGAGAGGGTGATACCGATGATTATAAGGTTCTCAGAGAAACTATCCATTTAA
- a CDS encoding DNA-directed RNA polymerase subunit K, with product MRPKSSRKIKAEEVKIWLPRLTKYERARIIGARALQIAMGGPILIDLSLVPEKDPIKIAMKELELRALPITIRRRLPSGHYQDIPLKWLL from the coding sequence TTGAGGCCTAAAAGTAGCCGAAAGATAAAGGCTGAAGAAGTGAAGATATGGCTACCTAGGCTTACAAAGTACGAGCGAGCTAGAATAATTGGCGCCAGGGCTCTTCAAATAGCTATGGGCGGACCGATACTTATAGACTTGTCTCTCGTACCTGAGAAAGATCCAATAAAGATTGCCATGAAAGAGCTTGAATTGAGAGCTTTACCAATAACAATAAGAAGAAGATTGCCAAGTGGACATTACCAGGATATACCTCTAAAGTGGCTTCTATAA
- a CDS encoding TCP-1/cpn60 chaperonin family protein — MSVTLPVLVLKEGTTRTVGRDAQRANIMAAKIVAETVKSSLGPRGMDKMLVSSFGDVTITNDGATILKEMDIQHPAAKMMVEVAKAQDSEVGDGTTTAVVLAGELLKNAEELLDQDVHPTVIIDGYRKALDKAIEILETLAIQVDPMDKDVLMKVALTTLSGKASVAGSKELLAKYSVEAILKVAQQRDGKFVVDIDDVKVEKKRGETLNESILVDGLVIDKEVVHAGMPKIVRNAKIAVLEAPLEIEKTEITAKINITSPEQMKAFLDEETNVLRKMVEKIVSVGANVVFCEKGIDDVAQHFLAKKGIMAARRVKRSDIEKLAKATGARIVTSIEDLSPSDLGEAELVEEVKVADEKMIFVRGCKNPRAVSILLRGSSDMSVKEAERSIHDALCVVRNVVQEPKVLPGGGAPEVALSLALRDWARSLPGREQLAAMKFADALEVIPSALAENAGLDPLEILVKLRAYHEKGLKTYGVDVLKGDIADMTQLNVYEPLSVKRQALKSATEAATMILKIDDVIAAAPPKKEKEKEKERETPKFGEEEF, encoded by the coding sequence ATGTCGGTAACGTTACCTGTTTTAGTCCTTAAGGAGGGCACTACTAGAACTGTTGGTCGAGACGCTCAGAGAGCCAACATAATGGCTGCGAAAATTGTCGCTGAGACTGTAAAGAGTTCTCTAGGTCCTAGGGGCATGGACAAAATGTTAGTCAGCAGCTTCGGTGATGTAACGATAACAAATGATGGCGCAACGATATTAAAGGAAATGGACATACAGCATCCAGCAGCTAAGATGATGGTTGAGGTTGCTAAAGCTCAAGACTCTGAGGTAGGAGATGGAACTACTACAGCCGTCGTCCTCGCTGGAGAACTACTTAAGAATGCTGAAGAATTATTAGATCAGGACGTTCATCCAACGGTAATAATTGATGGTTACAGGAAAGCGCTTGATAAGGCAATTGAGATACTGGAAACCTTGGCCATACAAGTAGATCCCATGGACAAAGACGTACTGATGAAGGTCGCTTTGACCACATTAAGTGGAAAGGCCTCAGTAGCTGGATCTAAAGAGCTATTGGCTAAGTACTCTGTAGAAGCCATTCTCAAGGTTGCTCAGCAGAGGGATGGAAAGTTTGTTGTTGATATAGATGATGTCAAGGTCGAGAAGAAGCGTGGTGAAACGCTCAATGAAAGCATACTAGTTGATGGTCTAGTGATAGATAAAGAAGTAGTTCATGCAGGTATGCCTAAGATCGTTCGCAATGCGAAGATAGCAGTTCTTGAGGCACCACTAGAAATAGAGAAGACTGAGATTACAGCCAAGATCAACATAACAAGCCCTGAGCAGATGAAGGCATTCTTGGATGAAGAGACTAATGTTTTAAGGAAGATGGTTGAAAAGATAGTGTCTGTTGGGGCTAATGTCGTGTTTTGTGAGAAGGGTATTGATGATGTTGCACAACACTTCTTAGCAAAGAAAGGCATAATGGCTGCTAGGAGGGTTAAGAGGTCCGATATCGAGAAGTTGGCCAAGGCAACTGGTGCTAGGATCGTGACTAGCATCGAAGATCTAAGCCCAAGTGATCTAGGTGAGGCCGAGCTTGTCGAGGAGGTAAAGGTTGCCGATGAGAAGATGATCTTTGTTAGGGGTTGCAAGAATCCAAGAGCAGTCTCAATACTTCTCCGAGGAAGCAGTGACATGAGTGTTAAGGAGGCCGAGAGGTCAATACATGACGCTTTATGTGTTGTAAGGAATGTGGTTCAAGAGCCCAAGGTACTGCCCGGAGGAGGAGCCCCCGAAGTAGCTCTTAGCTTGGCTTTAAGGGACTGGGCGAGGAGTTTACCTGGTAGAGAACAATTAGCTGCAATGAAGTTTGCGGACGCTCTTGAAGTAATACCATCAGCACTTGCAGAAAATGCGGGTCTTGACCCACTAGAGATACTAGTTAAACTTAGAGCATATCACGAGAAGGGTTTAAAGACTTATGGAGTTGATGTGCTTAAGGGCGACATAGCTGACATGACTCAGTTAAACGTGTATGAGCCCCTATCAGTGAAGAGGCAAGCACTCAAATCAGCAACTGAAGCAGCTACAATGATACTAAAGATAGACGACGTCATAGCTGCTGCACCTCCAAAGAAGGAGAAAGAAAAAGAAAAAGAGAGAGAAACACCTAAATTCGGCGAGGAAGAGTTTTGA